One Aquipuribacter hungaricus DNA window includes the following coding sequences:
- a CDS encoding ATP-binding protein codes for MSAVLGRATGRATGQATGQARSRGGGRDVGRLLADFGHDLPVAPTPTAVEKEARLFRYAGRRGARRAGRGWAPATAPVSTWRMTSDQAPVLWPFIATPGLPPTGAWMGIDQLSGGSFYVDPFGWVVRDDIQVTNPNIFCFGNPGVGKSATVKAMVLRLLDFGYRALILGDVKDEYEKLCHAVGVEPFTIGPGLPARVNPLAFGPLGQGWAELDAVEAQRRSSLIFGRWLTLVRGLVGSQRIGDSLVPFGPSDEVVVTAALQELTGYAAGGSQLVEVTIPQLWHLLDNPTDRLITQCRYASERQFLDETRLLRDALGQLVTGALAGLFDDHTSINVDWRAPIQSLSLSRLEPLGDEAVGIALLCLNSWGRAMRETAAPGDLRLVVRDESWRQLRLGPDAVKSFDADLRLSRRGDLQIAVAHKPGDLLSAGAAGSQAAVIAKEMLHLADIKILHGQDAAVGDDLERLLALGPIARNLVTGWARHGKGRAVWGVGEQLYKVQTVLHPLEKQLTFTNDAIQGAG; via the coding sequence GTGAGCGCCGTCCTCGGCCGTGCCACCGGCCGTGCCACCGGGCAGGCCACGGGACAGGCCAGGAGCCGCGGCGGGGGCCGTGACGTGGGTCGGCTGCTCGCCGACTTCGGGCACGACCTGCCCGTCGCGCCCACGCCGACCGCCGTGGAGAAGGAGGCCCGGCTGTTCCGCTACGCCGGGCGGCGTGGCGCTCGGCGGGCCGGTCGCGGGTGGGCACCGGCGACGGCGCCGGTGTCGACGTGGCGGATGACCAGCGACCAGGCGCCGGTGCTGTGGCCGTTCATCGCCACCCCCGGCCTGCCCCCGACGGGGGCCTGGATGGGCATCGACCAGCTCAGCGGCGGCAGCTTCTACGTCGACCCGTTCGGCTGGGTGGTCCGCGACGACATCCAGGTCACCAACCCCAACATCTTCTGCTTCGGCAACCCCGGCGTCGGCAAGAGCGCCACGGTCAAGGCCATGGTCCTGCGGCTGCTGGACTTCGGGTACCGGGCCCTCATCCTCGGCGACGTCAAGGACGAGTACGAGAAGCTCTGCCACGCGGTCGGGGTGGAGCCCTTCACTATCGGTCCGGGGCTGCCCGCCCGTGTCAACCCTCTGGCCTTCGGCCCGTTGGGGCAGGGCTGGGCCGAGCTGGACGCCGTGGAGGCGCAGCGACGGTCCTCGCTGATCTTCGGTCGCTGGCTCACCCTGGTCCGGGGCCTGGTCGGCAGCCAGCGCATCGGGGACAGCCTGGTGCCGTTCGGGCCCAGCGACGAGGTCGTGGTCACCGCCGCCCTGCAGGAGCTCACCGGTTACGCCGCCGGCGGCTCGCAGCTGGTGGAGGTCACCATCCCCCAGCTGTGGCACCTGCTCGACAACCCCACCGACCGGCTGATCACGCAATGCCGGTACGCCTCGGAGAGGCAGTTCCTCGACGAGACCCGGCTGCTTCGCGACGCCCTGGGCCAGCTCGTCACCGGCGCCCTGGCCGGTCTGTTCGACGACCACACCAGCATCAACGTCGACTGGCGCGCCCCGATCCAGTCCCTGAGCCTGTCCCGGCTGGAACCCCTCGGCGACGAGGCCGTCGGCATCGCCCTGCTGTGCCTGAACTCCTGGGGTCGGGCGATGCGGGAGACCGCCGCGCCCGGTGACCTGCGCCTGGTCGTCCGCGACGAGTCATGGCGCCAGCTCCGGCTGGGCCCGGACGCGGTGAAGAGCTTCGACGCCGACCTCCGGCTGTCCCGGCGCGGGGACCTGCAGATCGCCGTCGCGCACAAGCCCGGCGACCTGCTGTCCGCCGGCGCCGCCGGGTCCCAGGCCGCCGTCATCGCCAAGGAGATGCTGCACCTGGCCGACATCAAGATCCTCCACGGCCAGGACGCCGCCGTCGGCGACGACCTCGAGCGGCTCCTCGCCCTCGGCCCGATCGCCCGCAACCTCGTCACCGGCTGGGCCCGCCACGGCAAGGGCCGCGCCGTGTGGGGGGTCGGGGAGCAGCTGTACAAGGTCCAGACCGTCCTGCACCCCCTGGAGAAGCAGCTGACGTTCACCAACGACGCCATCCAGGGCGCGGGCTGA
- a CDS encoding TadE/TadG family type IV pilus assembly protein, with protein MTRVTSGRRRRTPVGRCRGDAGFSTAEVLLLVPVIIVALLLVVAAGRVEQARLQVTGAARDGARAASLARSVPVAQAQAETAANVALSRESITCESGPEVLVDATRFIPGGLVEVTVSCRARLGDIGLPGLPATKTLTATAASPIEQYRSQP; from the coding sequence GTGACCCGCGTGACGTCAGGCCGCCGGCGTCGTACCCCGGTCGGCCGATGCCGGGGGGATGCGGGTTTCTCCACTGCGGAGGTGCTCCTGCTCGTGCCGGTGATCATCGTCGCCTTGCTGTTGGTGGTTGCCGCGGGACGGGTGGAGCAGGCGCGCCTGCAGGTCACCGGCGCGGCCCGCGACGGCGCCCGCGCCGCCTCCCTCGCCCGCAGCGTGCCGGTGGCGCAGGCGCAGGCCGAGACGGCCGCCAACGTCGCCCTGTCCCGGGAGTCGATCACGTGCGAGTCGGGACCCGAGGTGCTCGTCGACGCCACCCGCTTCATTCCCGGCGGTCTGGTCGAGGTCACCGTGTCCTGCCGAGCCCGCCTCGGCGACATCGGACTGCCTGGCCTGCCCGCCACGAAGACGCTGACGGCGACCGCCGCCAGCCCGATCGAGCAGTACAGGTCCCAGCCATGA
- a CDS encoding LysM peptidoglycan-binding domain-containing protein, producing MTSQQITALDRARQVTAGTVLSVAVLGIPALLSVLVGWPLPSTLPEVTGLAGLATNPLPSSAVVDILAAVAWLAWAHFTVGVLVELVNATTRRGRPQLRLPMWGPSQDLARTLVVALLLVGAAAPLTTASAAATPTASAPTISSTDQQAPAGQDAPTLSSATSPSAWPVPDRGNMVATVAETAPGPGTGDATTSTPDPGLGQDVTAAPPRAYLVQAPAAGRYDCLWRIAEDELGDGTRWAEIFDLNVSRPQPDGTTLTDPDVIKPGWQLQMPADATHLPAWTPPTSATSPTAGPTAVPPAAPDATGSHVVTAGDSLWEIAESQLGDGNRYPELAAAAAGATQPDGQQLTDPDVIRPGWVIPLPTTSDRATAEPATAPTATVSAPPAPAGLPTAQDVADAGAPAAAPTEASQPAGDALARPDTDQDAAAGTAQAPDRSQVDRTSGAAGVAAPTDADVTDMADIADMADAGDAPDEGDAELIEPAWLVTGLSGAGAVLAAGMLLLLRQRRAGQSRARRPGRALTVPSPELYPTERSVLVSAPVVEVVERLDEVLRRLGTRHVSSGEPLPAVAAVALDAAGIVLHLGTPTVLPAPWSGSSDGLRWLFPATAETSEVGPLNADQPAPFPVLVTVGTDDHGATWLLNLESLGAVRLVGDPERAVALLRYVAAELACNLWSNGVSVDCVGVAAELGPMNPDRLRVHDTGDTYPSTLDPARRDPASGDLVAGDLVAEAVATVDRGTRVGLDVPDARARQAGDDAWPARVLLIGTGHRTPALGDLTALLQAHPDRTGTSVVLLEDEQPEDDLEVTGRAPAPLPLGPAGGVVRVDAAGRLVLPGVGAAVTAVGLTSQEAHGCAALYAIGAIDGPMPAAGSTYAVEDWRSWSDDAGSLRDEHTLPRHHRLEEDDAGTEAVTVWAERHDTDPLADVDDLSVDVVADVEEGGGVGDDCLLEEAVAPLEPESVLPVPDEEYLAVAATTAEDLSSLAPQVPVRVRHAVADADPGLDEDVAAWFSDSCDRPRLTLLGPVGARTRGTPVTKRKPYWTELLAFLATRPHGATPDEVADAFNITASKTRDYVKVVRDWLGTNPRTGSPHLPDARLSAAGQLRGVGVYQVEDLLVDADLFRRLRLRGETRGPAGIADLRAALSLVSGPLFARQRPGGWSWLVEGDRLDQHMVCAVVDVAHVVATHLLQVGDLAAARATAELAALAAPHEEIPRLDLAAVAAAAGHDQAARQIVLGQVCNRSDDGGPPEELPDRTQEIIDRHGWLSRNSRAAS from the coding sequence GTGACCTCTCAGCAGATCACCGCTCTGGACCGGGCACGACAGGTCACCGCCGGCACGGTCCTCTCGGTCGCGGTGCTGGGTATCCCGGCCCTCCTCAGCGTCCTGGTGGGCTGGCCTCTGCCCAGCACCCTCCCCGAGGTCACGGGGCTGGCCGGGCTGGCGACCAACCCCCTGCCCAGCAGCGCAGTAGTCGACATCCTCGCCGCGGTGGCGTGGCTGGCCTGGGCGCACTTCACCGTCGGGGTCCTGGTGGAGCTGGTCAACGCGACCACGCGCCGCGGCCGCCCCCAACTCCGGCTGCCCATGTGGGGCCCGAGCCAGGACCTCGCCCGAACCCTGGTGGTCGCCCTGCTCCTGGTCGGCGCCGCCGCCCCTCTGACCACCGCCTCGGCGGCCGCAACCCCGACTGCTTCGGCACCGACGATCTCGTCGACGGACCAGCAAGCGCCCGCCGGGCAGGACGCACCGACCTTGAGCTCGGCCACAAGCCCGTCCGCCTGGCCTGTGCCCGACCGCGGGAACATGGTGGCCACAGTGGCCGAGACGGCGCCCGGGCCCGGGACCGGCGACGCCACGACGTCGACCCCAGATCCCGGCTTGGGGCAGGACGTCACCGCCGCGCCACCCAGGGCGTACCTCGTCCAGGCGCCGGCCGCGGGCCGCTACGACTGCCTGTGGCGCATCGCGGAGGACGAGCTCGGTGACGGCACCCGGTGGGCCGAAATCTTCGACCTGAACGTGTCCCGACCACAGCCGGACGGGACGACCCTGACCGACCCCGACGTCATCAAGCCCGGCTGGCAGCTGCAGATGCCCGCCGACGCGACGCACCTGCCCGCTTGGACGCCCCCCACCAGCGCCACAAGCCCGACGGCTGGCCCGACGGCCGTGCCGCCTGCCGCGCCCGATGCGACGGGCTCCCACGTCGTCACGGCAGGAGACTCCCTGTGGGAGATCGCCGAGAGCCAACTGGGGGACGGGAACCGCTACCCCGAGCTCGCCGCCGCAGCGGCAGGGGCGACCCAACCGGACGGGCAGCAGCTCACGGACCCCGACGTCATCCGCCCGGGCTGGGTGATCCCCCTCCCCACCACCTCGGACCGCGCCACCGCCGAACCCGCGACCGCCCCCACCGCGACCGTCTCCGCCCCGCCCGCTCCGGCGGGCCTGCCGACCGCTCAGGACGTGGCCGACGCCGGGGCTCCCGCCGCGGCACCGACAGAGGCGTCCCAGCCGGCTGGCGACGCCCTGGCCCGGCCCGACACCGACCAGGACGCGGCCGCAGGCACCGCGCAGGCCCCTGACCGGTCGCAGGTGGACCGGACGAGCGGGGCAGCTGGCGTCGCCGCGCCGACCGATGCTGACGTCACGGACATGGCCGACATCGCCGACATGGCTGACGCGGGCGACGCGCCCGATGAGGGTGACGCGGAGTTGATCGAGCCGGCCTGGCTGGTCACGGGGCTGTCCGGGGCCGGGGCCGTGCTCGCCGCCGGCATGCTGCTCCTGCTGCGACAGCGACGTGCCGGGCAGTCCCGCGCCCGCCGACCAGGGCGTGCTCTCACGGTCCCGTCACCTGAGCTGTACCCGACCGAGCGCAGCGTGCTCGTCAGCGCGCCAGTGGTGGAGGTCGTCGAACGGCTCGACGAGGTCCTGCGACGCCTCGGCACGCGCCACGTCAGCTCCGGGGAGCCGCTGCCCGCCGTGGCGGCGGTGGCACTGGACGCGGCCGGCATAGTCCTTCACCTGGGCACACCGACCGTGCTGCCCGCCCCCTGGAGCGGCAGCAGCGACGGGCTGCGGTGGCTGTTCCCCGCCACCGCCGAGACCAGCGAGGTCGGGCCGCTGAACGCCGACCAGCCCGCCCCGTTCCCCGTCCTGGTCACGGTGGGCACGGACGACCACGGCGCCACATGGCTGCTGAACCTGGAAAGCCTGGGGGCGGTGCGGCTGGTCGGTGACCCTGAGCGCGCCGTGGCCCTCCTCAGGTACGTGGCGGCCGAGCTCGCATGCAACCTGTGGTCGAACGGGGTGAGCGTGGACTGCGTCGGGGTCGCCGCCGAGCTGGGCCCGATGAACCCCGACCGGCTGCGCGTCCACGACACCGGCGACACCTACCCCTCCACCCTCGACCCTGCCAGGAGGGACCCCGCCAGCGGCGACCTCGTCGCGGGTGACCTGGTCGCCGAGGCTGTCGCGACCGTCGACCGCGGTACGCGCGTCGGGCTCGACGTGCCTGACGCCCGCGCACGCCAGGCCGGTGACGACGCCTGGCCCGCCCGAGTCCTCCTCATCGGCACAGGGCACCGCACGCCCGCCCTGGGCGATCTCACGGCTCTACTGCAGGCCCACCCGGACAGGACAGGGACCAGCGTCGTCCTGCTCGAGGACGAGCAGCCCGAGGACGACCTCGAGGTCACAGGACGGGCACCCGCACCGCTGCCCCTCGGTCCCGCCGGTGGGGTGGTCCGGGTCGACGCGGCCGGGCGACTAGTGCTGCCCGGCGTGGGCGCCGCGGTCACCGCGGTCGGTCTCACAAGCCAGGAGGCCCACGGCTGCGCGGCCCTGTACGCCATCGGCGCCATCGACGGTCCCATGCCCGCGGCCGGCTCTACCTACGCCGTCGAGGACTGGCGCTCCTGGTCCGATGACGCTGGCTCCCTCCGAGACGAGCACACCCTCCCAAGGCATCACCGCCTCGAGGAGGACGACGCTGGGACGGAGGCCGTCACCGTCTGGGCGGAGCGTCACGACACCGATCCGCTGGCGGACGTCGACGACCTGAGCGTCGACGTCGTGGCCGACGTCGAGGAGGGGGGCGGCGTCGGTGACGACTGCTTGCTGGAGGAGGCTGTCGCTCCGCTCGAGCCGGAGTCGGTGCTGCCTGTCCCGGACGAGGAGTACCTGGCGGTGGCGGCCACCACGGCGGAGGATCTGAGCAGCCTCGCCCCGCAGGTGCCGGTCCGGGTCCGCCACGCCGTCGCCGACGCCGACCCCGGCCTGGACGAGGACGTGGCGGCCTGGTTCTCCGACTCCTGCGACCGGCCCCGCCTGACGCTGCTGGGCCCGGTCGGTGCCCGCACCCGAGGGACCCCGGTGACCAAGCGCAAGCCCTACTGGACCGAGCTCCTCGCGTTCCTCGCGACCCGCCCTCATGGGGCCACGCCCGACGAGGTCGCCGACGCCTTCAACATCACGGCGAGCAAGACCCGCGACTACGTCAAGGTGGTCCGGGACTGGCTGGGCACCAACCCCCGCACGGGCAGCCCTCACCTGCCCGACGCCCGGCTGTCAGCGGCCGGCCAGCTCCGCGGCGTCGGGGTCTACCAGGTGGAGGACCTCTTGGTCGACGCCGACCTGTTCCGGCGTCTGCGGCTGCGCGGTGAGACCCGGGGCCCGGCCGGCATCGCCGACCTCCGCGCCGCCCTCAGCCTGGTCAGCGGTCCGCTCTTCGCCAGGCAGCGCCCGGGCGGCTGGAGCTGGCTGGTGGAGGGCGACCGGCTCGACCAGCACATGGTGTGCGCCGTCGTCGACGTCGCGCACGTGGTGGCGACCCACCTGCTGCAGGTCGGCGACCTCGCCGCTGCACGGGCCACCGCGGAGCTCGCCGCCTTGGCTGCCCCGCACGAGGAGATCCCCCGTCTCGACCTGGCCGCCGTCGCTGCCGCCGCTGGGCACGACCAGGCGGCGCGCCAGATCGTCCTGGGCCAGGTGTGCAACCGCAGCGACGACGGCGGCCCGCCCGAGGAGCTGCCAGACCGCACCCAGGAGATCATCGACCGCCACGGCTGGCTCTCCCGCAACTCCCGCGCCGCCAGCTGA
- a CDS encoding TadE/TadG family type IV pilus assembly protein: MTTRTTLRTRGPRRWRRLGGSGWGGDSGASVVELLGMAPLVVLLTLGTVQVGLWMHERQLVTAAAQEAAHAAAAADLTPGQATAVGEAAASRLLGDSQAVELRSVTVVQAPETATATVSAVGLSMIPGVDLRVTGVASSSVERFVGAP; this comes from the coding sequence ATGACGACACGCACCACGCTCCGAACTCGAGGCCCGCGGCGGTGGCGCCGCCTCGGCGGCTCTGGTTGGGGTGGTGACTCGGGCGCGAGCGTCGTCGAGCTGCTCGGGATGGCGCCGCTCGTGGTCCTGCTCACCCTGGGCACGGTGCAGGTGGGGCTGTGGATGCACGAGCGTCAGCTGGTCACCGCGGCCGCACAGGAAGCCGCACACGCAGCTGCTGCGGCCGACCTGACTCCTGGGCAGGCCACCGCCGTTGGGGAGGCCGCCGCGAGCCGGCTCCTGGGCGACAGTCAGGCAGTCGAGCTGCGGTCAGTCACCGTGGTCCAGGCTCCTGAGACCGCGACGGCGACCGTCTCGGCGGTCGGGCTGTCCATGATCCCGGGGGTGGACCTGAGGGTGACCGGCGTGGCCAGCAGCAGCGTCGAGCGCTTCGTGGGCGCCCCGTGA
- a CDS encoding SCO6880 family protein, whose amino-acid sequence MALVFDDYSRDRIGWFFGLNGWQLGTLVATSLPVFFAVRSGSWLAAAALSGAWLLVLLVTVVPVRGRPATGWLMASLSYLLGTVAGWTQFRSRAAMGRASSMDAPDLPGALHGIEVHDGPPRGASLSRVAIVQDHAARTWAVTAAVVHPGLGFVDAEERAHQAVGLGGLLDLASHTELIDEVLFTVRTVPDDGAERDLWMQRHRRADGPLLARAVNDDLREALTQASVRTESWATIVVPETRMTRAARQCGRGLDGRARVLYGLMGEVEAQLRGGMAMTEVTWLTSPQLALACRTGFAPGDRAGVVAALADRDQADSTRAAVGGADPGAAGAGDGVGDVSAPPRIAADVPWALAGPAGAEATSRHYTHDAWSSVSATIKLPDSGAVMGALAPVLTPSEPGERRSFVVAYPILRQSTADRQSATREWSADLGEELRAKAGVKMRARQRTEALRARGLDGKLARGHSMTRPYAVCTVTVPSTARVEEFGRRLDASVRRAGFAPLRLDLSQDLGFAASAVPLGVSLSRRGDA is encoded by the coding sequence ATGGCGCTGGTGTTCGACGACTACTCACGGGACCGCATCGGCTGGTTCTTCGGCCTGAACGGCTGGCAGCTGGGAACCCTGGTAGCGACCAGCCTGCCCGTGTTCTTCGCAGTCCGCTCGGGCTCCTGGCTCGCCGCGGCAGCCCTGAGCGGTGCCTGGCTGCTGGTGCTGCTGGTGACGGTGGTGCCGGTGCGCGGCCGCCCCGCGACCGGGTGGCTGATGGCCTCGTTGTCCTACCTGCTGGGCACCGTGGCCGGCTGGACCCAGTTCAGGTCCCGCGCCGCCATGGGCCGGGCCAGCTCCATGGACGCCCCCGACTTGCCGGGTGCGCTGCACGGCATCGAGGTCCACGACGGCCCGCCGCGCGGGGCGTCGTTGTCCCGTGTCGCGATCGTCCAGGACCACGCGGCTCGCACGTGGGCGGTCACCGCCGCCGTCGTCCACCCCGGCCTCGGGTTCGTCGACGCGGAGGAACGGGCTCACCAGGCCGTCGGGCTGGGCGGCCTGCTCGACCTGGCCTCCCACACCGAACTCATCGACGAGGTCCTCTTCACCGTCCGCACCGTTCCCGACGACGGCGCCGAGCGTGATCTGTGGATGCAACGGCACCGCCGGGCCGACGGACCCCTGCTGGCCAGGGCCGTGAACGACGACCTTCGCGAGGCACTGACCCAGGCCTCCGTCCGGACGGAGTCCTGGGCGACGATCGTGGTCCCCGAGACCCGCATGACCCGCGCGGCCAGGCAGTGCGGACGAGGGCTGGACGGTCGAGCCAGGGTCCTGTACGGGCTGATGGGCGAGGTCGAGGCCCAGCTACGCGGCGGGATGGCCATGACCGAGGTCACCTGGCTCACCTCTCCCCAGCTCGCCCTCGCCTGCCGCACGGGCTTCGCTCCCGGCGACCGGGCCGGCGTCGTCGCAGCTCTGGCCGACCGGGACCAGGCCGACTCCACCCGAGCGGCCGTCGGCGGTGCCGATCCCGGAGCTGCGGGCGCCGGCGATGGCGTCGGGGACGTGAGCGCCCCCCCGCGCATCGCGGCCGATGTGCCGTGGGCGCTGGCCGGCCCGGCCGGCGCCGAGGCGACGAGCCGTCACTACACCCACGACGCGTGGAGCTCCGTCAGCGCGACGATCAAGCTGCCCGACAGTGGGGCCGTCATGGGCGCCCTGGCGCCGGTGCTGACGCCGTCGGAGCCGGGAGAGCGGCGCAGCTTCGTGGTCGCCTACCCGATCCTGCGGCAGTCGACCGCGGACCGGCAGAGCGCCACCAGGGAGTGGTCGGCGGATCTCGGGGAGGAGCTGCGCGCCAAGGCCGGGGTGAAGATGCGCGCTCGGCAGCGGACCGAGGCCCTGCGCGCTCGGGGCCTGGACGGCAAGCTCGCCCGCGGGCACTCCATGACCCGCCCCTACGCGGTGTGCACCGTCACGGTGCCGAGCACCGCCCGCGTGGAGGAGTTCGGTCGACGCCTCGACGCTTCGGTCCGACGGGCCGGCTTCGCCCCGCTGCGCCTGGACCTGTCCCAGGACCTCGGCTTCGCCGCATCCGCCGTGCCGCTCGGCGTCAGCCTCAGCCGCCGCGGTGACGCGTGA
- a CDS encoding pilus assembly protein TadG-related protein produces the protein MWTLLMAPALLFGTGLVVDGGRAITTRQEVIGLASEGARAAVDRMDVAGFRDQGAVRAVAPGAAQAAACTWIAQYRPDASCSAVAGPDGQVNVTVTLTYQPVLLGAVGVGPQVVSATAGARPAIGDTQEVSIP, from the coding sequence GTGTGGACACTCCTCATGGCGCCTGCCTTGTTGTTCGGGACGGGGCTGGTCGTGGACGGCGGCCGAGCGATCACCACCCGCCAGGAGGTCATCGGGCTCGCCTCCGAGGGCGCCCGGGCCGCGGTCGACCGGATGGACGTCGCCGGCTTCCGGGACCAGGGGGCGGTCCGAGCCGTCGCGCCCGGCGCCGCCCAGGCCGCCGCGTGCACGTGGATCGCGCAGTACCGCCCGGACGCCTCGTGCTCCGCGGTCGCGGGCCCGGACGGGCAGGTGAACGTCACGGTCACGCTCACCTACCAGCCCGTGCTCCTTGGGGCCGTGGGCGTCGGGCCGCAGGTGGTGTCGGCGACCGCCGGCGCCCGCCCCGCAATCGGTGACACCCAGGAGGTGAGCATCCCGTGA